Proteins co-encoded in one Acidobacteriota bacterium genomic window:
- a CDS encoding YwiC-like family protein yields MLLEAPPIDRFPKIRAKAVALPVEHGSWGFLLEPLVGGIAIAPSIAAPWIAILVIGAFLLRQPLKVILSGGLAGRSLPQTTLALKFAAAFFSIFCVGAVGAAFNTRPESFIPFALVLPFAVYQIYCDANRKSRSLLAELLGSTALTASIAVIALAAGWGYPKSLSLWAIITARLIPSILYVRNRLRLEKGKTYSWIVPISAHAAAAGLVLVLAIDHLAPYLPVPMFLILLVRSAIGLSSYRKKVKATKIGIGEVIYGTLTILALIIGHYVGI; encoded by the coding sequence ATGTTATTAGAAGCACCTCCGATCGATCGATTCCCCAAGATCCGAGCCAAAGCCGTCGCATTGCCGGTAGAGCACGGATCTTGGGGCTTTCTATTGGAACCGTTGGTTGGCGGGATCGCGATCGCCCCTTCGATCGCCGCACCATGGATCGCCATTCTGGTGATCGGCGCGTTCCTGCTTCGGCAACCTCTAAAAGTTATCCTTTCTGGCGGGTTGGCGGGAAGAAGCCTGCCTCAAACCACGTTGGCCCTTAAATTTGCGGCAGCTTTCTTCTCGATATTTTGTGTCGGGGCTGTCGGGGCTGCCTTTAATACGCGGCCTGAGAGTTTTATCCCGTTCGCACTTGTCCTCCCATTTGCGGTATATCAGATCTATTGCGATGCCAACCGGAAATCCCGCAGCTTGCTCGCCGAGCTCTTAGGTTCAACTGCCCTTACTGCGTCGATCGCGGTTATCGCTCTCGCCGCCGGGTGGGGTTATCCAAAGTCATTATCTTTGTGGGCAATAATCACGGCGAGGCTGATCCCATCGATCCTTTACGTCCGAAACCGTTTAAGACTTGAAAAAGGCAAAACTTATTCGTGGATAGTACCGATCAGTGCTCACGCGGCTGCAGCGGGCCTAGTATTAGTTCTCGCGATCGATCATTTAGCACCGTATTTGCCTGTGCCGATGTTCCTGATACTTCTTGTCCGCTCTGCAATCGGACTCTCGTCCTATCGCAAGAAAGTCAAAGCAACAAAGATCGGCATAGGCGAAGTCATATATGGCACCTTGACGATCCTTGCTCTGATAATCGGCCATTACGTCGGAATCTAA
- the ric gene encoding iron-sulfur cluster repair di-iron protein — MINVEGKTVREIALAMPVTTRVFEEFKIDYCCHGNTPFEEACRNVGANPETVIQKIDGVLDLPNAGDQDSFAEMRLSDLVDHILDKHHVYTKDETYHLTPLMAKVATRHGEHNPYLIELKGLFQSLCEDLAPHMMKEEMVLFPYIQKLEYSYANHLNVSYPPFGTVRHPVNMMEIEHDEVGELLAKMRAVTNDYTLPAEACPSFTALYLRLGELERDLHQHIHLENNLLFPRAIEMEQIVFSPVVN, encoded by the coding sequence ATGATAAATGTTGAAGGTAAAACGGTTCGCGAGATCGCCCTCGCTATGCCTGTGACAACACGGGTTTTTGAGGAATTCAAGATCGACTACTGCTGCCACGGAAATACTCCGTTCGAGGAGGCATGCCGGAATGTCGGAGCTAATCCGGAAACCGTCATCCAGAAGATAGACGGCGTTCTGGATCTGCCGAACGCGGGCGACCAGGACTCCTTTGCCGAGATGCGGCTGAGCGATCTCGTTGATCACATTCTTGACAAACATCATGTCTACACAAAGGATGAAACGTACCATCTCACTCCATTGATGGCCAAGGTGGCGACCCGGCATGGTGAGCACAACCCATACCTGATCGAGCTAAAGGGCCTTTTTCAGTCGCTGTGCGAAGATCTGGCTCCGCATATGATGAAAGAGGAAATGGTGCTTTTTCCATATATTCAAAAACTCGAATATAGTTATGCGAATCATCTAAATGTATCGTATCCGCCCTTCGGGACGGTTCGGCACCCAGTAAATATGATGGAGATAGAACACGACGAGGTCGGGGAATTATTGGCCAAGATGCGGGCGGTAACGAACGATTACACGCTGCCGGCAGAAGCCTGCCCGAGCTTTACCGCACTTTACCTTCGTCTCGGCGAGCTCGAACGCGACTTGCATCAGCATATCCATCTGGAAAATAACTTGCTGTTTCCGCGTGCTATTGAAATGGAGCAGATCGTCTTCTCACCCGTAGTTAATTAG
- a CDS encoding VWA domain-containing protein: protein MSGAIEVSGNFASIEAKSDTGTLAMDVPANDLKYLLQWTESRPRYLADFEIAAVKERAAGRFEIKGVHVKAEEKKKIGEEENTPAGAASKPKTVSLDLTTARGIILLNVPPNEVLSDLRERPLTNAAKAIIRSGDSLLMEAIRRASPKYFGDYARTLPPLRLEPSFAPRSDRAAGVNAETKTALVRVTDLKNRSIPGLNADDFEVLENGTPREIISVERSEAPFNLVLLLDVSGSVENYVNFIRKAARNFVDTVGAQDRVAIVIFNEDVKLLSTFTTDKGKLSTSLDTFDAGGGTAYYDALAYTIADTLRPLKGERTAIVVLTDGDDNRSFLAFDSLTGSIQESGALIYPLYVPSGLIALAAQNLNADIDPLRKKYMSLTAKSEGEGEKLAQMSGGVYYPITQIGQIQKAYEDIVLQMRSAYNVTFRSAMDPSANGGSPKLKIKAKRENVFATVTAVTAAK, encoded by the coding sequence TTGAGCGGAGCGATCGAGGTCAGCGGAAATTTCGCCTCGATCGAAGCAAAAAGCGACACTGGAACGCTCGCAATGGACGTTCCGGCAAACGACCTCAAATATCTGCTGCAATGGACCGAATCACGTCCGAGATACCTCGCCGATTTTGAGATCGCCGCCGTAAAAGAGCGAGCCGCGGGACGTTTTGAGATCAAAGGCGTTCACGTGAAGGCGGAAGAGAAGAAGAAAATAGGAGAAGAAGAGAACACTCCCGCTGGAGCTGCTTCTAAGCCAAAAACCGTTTCGCTGGATCTAACGACCGCTCGCGGCATTATTCTGCTGAACGTTCCCCCAAACGAGGTGTTGAGCGACCTCAGGGAAAGGCCGCTGACGAACGCGGCAAAAGCGATCATCCGCAGCGGCGATTCCCTGCTGATGGAAGCGATCCGTAGGGCGTCGCCGAAGTATTTCGGCGATTACGCGAGAACACTGCCGCCGTTGAGACTCGAACCAAGTTTCGCACCGCGATCAGATCGGGCAGCCGGAGTAAATGCCGAGACGAAAACGGCACTCGTTCGGGTGACCGATCTCAAGAACCGCTCCATCCCGGGCCTGAACGCTGATGATTTTGAGGTCTTAGAGAACGGAACGCCCCGCGAGATCATCTCGGTCGAGCGGTCAGAAGCTCCGTTCAATCTTGTGCTGCTTCTGGACGTTTCGGGAAGCGTAGAAAATTACGTTAACTTCATTCGAAAGGCGGCGCGGAATTTTGTCGACACGGTCGGGGCTCAGGATCGGGTAGCGATCGTTATTTTTAACGAGGACGTTAAGCTGCTCTCGACCTTCACAACGGATAAAGGAAAACTCTCAACCAGCCTCGACACTTTCGACGCGGGCGGCGGCACCGCATATTACGATGCCCTTGCCTACACGATCGCCGACACGCTTCGCCCTCTCAAAGGCGAACGGACGGCAATTGTGGTGCTCACAGACGGCGACGACAACCGGTCTTTTCTTGCATTTGATTCCCTTACGGGCTCGATCCAGGAAAGCGGTGCTTTGATATATCCGCTCTACGTTCCGTCGGGACTGATAGCTCTCGCCGCGCAGAATTTGAATGCCGACATCGATCCCCTTCGGAAAAAATACATGTCGCTCACCGCCAAGAGTGAGGGCGAGGGCGAAAAACTAGCTCAGATGTCGGGCGGCGTCTATTATCCGATAACGCAGATCGGCCAGATCCAAAAGGCTTACGAAGATATCGTCCTGCAAATGCGCTCCGCCTACAACGTCACCTTTCGCTCCGCGATGGATCCGTCGGCAAACGGAGGGTCGCCAAAACTTAAGATCAAAGCCAAGCGTGAAAACGTTTTCGCAACGGTCACCGCAGTAACCGCCGCGAAATAA
- a CDS encoding serine/threonine protein kinase: MDLLDFAGQTLDGKYHIERELGRGGMGTVYLATHLGTERPVAVKIISPQFMQRTEFVERFRREARAAGRLRHPNVVNVTDFGFSETKEGQVAYLVMEYLDGCTLGEILDEEKNLPVAWTLDILEQVCSAVQEAHDQGIIHRDLKPDNIWLEPNQRGGYTVKVLDFGIAKLEDHVDIPASGEIPQEYRRSTHTVIAGANTTFGGTDPEGTKAGAIGTHISDGNTISGTAEQQTLVSEAGTLHLEPIASEGKTAVFNDGDLSGEFQDSVGTRMIDDRAPTEAAGTNAQTTARSLYESNNSAELTRVGAVLGTPLYMSPEQCRGEHLDPRSDIYSLGVIAYQMLSGAPPFEGDFKDVMESHKNVAPKPLDAKKVRKKMKRVIHSALAKEPEHRPQSAEAFASELVSRSEGIFALLRRALVIYSEHLPKFLLLATIFELPVILLTALQIIVGFLRVSDLVPEATGNILIGVVVLVLTLVSAFCATLIVGSIVWLVTQYLSVPLRPIRLRPVLGEARRKWKRILTSGATAAFTPFVFAAVAAALAFAVFGGGAALISMGIGVDLYYQVVGGIASTIAATAAFFTSYVWCMVMTPVAMMENLGIREGFKRSRALTRRAFTTALGASLFMFVIPMLLAGTLSFFVNVTAKAFDPTPKKDDVKVEQQEGETNAEGTAPPADAETKDGQNGINISLSGRPPIRERGKMDMRTRVKRTILESLIQIIWLPIQLITISFSAIIVALLYLKTRLAGGESMNDLIERFEDDGRPKKKWQERVRARLIQSGRISSNPSR; the protein is encoded by the coding sequence ATGGATCTTCTCGATTTCGCAGGCCAGACGCTGGACGGTAAATATCATATTGAACGCGAGCTTGGCCGCGGCGGTATGGGAACGGTGTATCTGGCGACGCATCTTGGGACCGAGCGGCCTGTGGCGGTGAAGATCATATCGCCCCAGTTCATGCAGCGGACGGAATTTGTCGAGCGATTTCGGCGCGAAGCCCGAGCTGCCGGACGACTGCGGCATCCGAATGTGGTAAACGTCACTGACTTTGGATTTTCCGAGACAAAGGAAGGCCAGGTCGCTTATCTTGTGATGGAATATCTCGACGGCTGCACGCTCGGCGAGATCCTCGACGAAGAAAAAAATCTGCCTGTCGCCTGGACACTCGACATCCTCGAACAGGTCTGCTCGGCCGTTCAGGAGGCCCACGATCAGGGCATTATTCACCGCGACCTCAAACCCGACAACATCTGGCTCGAACCAAATCAGCGCGGCGGCTATACGGTCAAAGTGCTGGATTTCGGTATCGCAAAGCTCGAGGATCATGTTGATATTCCGGCAAGCGGTGAAATTCCGCAGGAATATCGCCGCTCGACGCATACCGTGATCGCGGGCGCAAACACGACCTTTGGCGGGACGGATCCCGAGGGAACAAAAGCCGGTGCGATAGGAACGCATATTTCCGACGGAAATACGATCTCAGGTACCGCAGAGCAGCAGACATTGGTCTCAGAGGCCGGCACATTGCATCTAGAACCGATCGCATCTGAAGGCAAAACCGCGGTTTTTAACGACGGAGATCTCTCAGGTGAATTTCAGGACTCGGTCGGCACCCGAATGATCGATGATCGAGCACCGACCGAAGCCGCCGGGACGAATGCCCAAACGACGGCTCGCTCGCTCTACGAATCGAACAATTCAGCCGAACTCACGCGTGTTGGAGCCGTTCTAGGAACGCCGCTTTACATGTCGCCCGAGCAATGCCGCGGCGAACATCTCGATCCCCGCTCAGACATCTACAGCCTCGGCGTGATCGCGTATCAGATGCTCTCGGGAGCACCGCCGTTCGAGGGCGATTTCAAGGACGTAATGGAATCGCACAAAAACGTCGCCCCAAAACCACTGGATGCGAAGAAGGTGCGAAAGAAAATGAAGCGGGTCATTCACTCCGCTTTGGCCAAAGAGCCGGAACATCGGCCGCAAAGCGCCGAAGCATTCGCGAGCGAACTCGTTTCCAGATCTGAAGGCATCTTTGCCCTGCTCCGGCGAGCGCTCGTCATATACAGCGAGCACCTGCCGAAATTTCTGCTGCTCGCCACGATCTTTGAGCTGCCGGTGATCTTGCTTACCGCACTCCAGATAATAGTGGGATTTCTTCGTGTCAGCGACTTGGTTCCCGAGGCTACGGGAAACATCCTTATTGGCGTGGTCGTTTTGGTCCTCACCCTAGTAAGCGCCTTTTGCGCGACCTTGATAGTGGGGTCGATCGTGTGGCTCGTCACGCAGTATTTATCGGTACCGTTAAGGCCGATCCGGCTTCGCCCGGTACTTGGCGAAGCCCGCCGAAAATGGAAGCGGATCCTCACGAGCGGAGCGACTGCGGCGTTTACACCCTTTGTTTTCGCGGCTGTTGCAGCGGCTCTCGCGTTCGCGGTGTTTGGCGGCGGAGCAGCACTTATCTCGATGGGCATCGGCGTAGATCTTTACTATCAGGTCGTCGGCGGCATTGCATCAACGATCGCCGCCACTGCCGCATTTTTCACCTCATATGTTTGGTGTATGGTGATGACGCCCGTCGCAATGATGGAGAACCTCGGCATCCGCGAGGGCTTCAAACGTTCCCGGGCACTGACCAGACGGGCATTTACAACCGCCTTGGGAGCCTCGCTATTTATGTTCGTGATCCCGATGCTGCTTGCGGGAACGTTGTCATTCTTTGTGAACGTGACGGCGAAAGCATTCGATCCCACGCCTAAGAAAGATGACGTCAAGGTGGAGCAACAGGAAGGCGAGACCAACGCTGAAGGTACAGCTCCGCCCGCTGATGCAGAGACAAAAGACGGTCAAAACGGGATAAATATCAGTCTCAGCGGCCGTCCACCGATCCGCGAACGCGGAAAAATGGACATGCGGACCCGCGTAAAACGGACGATACTGGAGTCGCTTATCCAGATAATCTGGCTACCGATCCAGCTCATTACCATCTCGTTTTCTGCTATCATTGTAGCGTTGCTCTATTTGAAGACCCGGCTAGCGGGCGGTGAATCGATGAACGATCTCATCGAACGATTTGAGGACGACGGGCGTCCAAAGAAAAAGTGGCAGGAACGCGTCAGGGCTCGCCTGATCCAATCCGGCCGGATCTCAAGCAACCCGAGCAGATGA
- a CDS encoding (2Fe-2S)-binding protein yields MAVVSLNINGKTLKVDADPGTPLLWVLRDHLNLVGTKFGCGIAQCGACTVHVNGSAVRSCVLPVSSVKNNAVVTIEGLSETGDHPLQQAWEELDVSQCGYCQAGQIMSAAALLKRNTKPTDNDIDNAMSGNICRCGTHVRIRKAIHLAAKQQSSK; encoded by the coding sequence ATGGCAGTAGTAAGCTTAAACATAAATGGTAAAACGTTAAAGGTTGATGCTGATCCCGGAACACCTCTATTGTGGGTACTGAGAGATCATTTAAATCTTGTGGGCACAAAATTTGGCTGCGGCATCGCACAATGCGGTGCATGTACCGTTCACGTAAATGGCAGCGCTGTACGTTCCTGCGTATTACCGGTTTCATCTGTAAAAAACAATGCCGTTGTTACCATTGAGGGGTTAAGCGAAACAGGTGATCATCCGCTGCAGCAGGCATGGGAAGAACTGGATGTTTCTCAATGTGGTTATTGCCAGGCGGGCCAGATCATGAGTGCAGCCGCATTATTAAAACGCAACACAAAGCCAACAGATAACGATATTGATAATGCGATGTCGGGAAATATCTGCAGATGCGGAACACATGTCCGTATCCGTAAAGCAATTCATTTAGCGGCGAAACAACAAAGCAGCAAATAA
- a CDS encoding xanthine dehydrogenase family protein molybdopterin-binding subunit, with product MPTTYSRRNFLKVSALSGGGMLISFSLFNLPAEAKVSEEMVFAPNAYIKIAADGTIVLLAPNPEIGQGVKTSLPMIVAEELGVDWKKIKVELAPLDGRMGRQTAGGSGSVRGRFTELRTVGATAREMLTTAAAKTWNVPVTECTVENGEVIHKVSGKRSSYASLASAAAKLEVPAKPTLKDPKEFKLIGTRVKDVDAHKIVTGQPLFGIDTRKEGMLFAMVSRPPAYGKTLGEVNDAAALKIDGVKKVVKIKNAVAVLATSTWAARKGRNALVIQWNAGEKLENTSEHFAAFKTLLDKPAPTEPARNDGDVDAAKQGAAQFLDVTYEIPALAHGQMEPLNFYANVKDGKVELFGPTQVPGAVRTEVSKQLGIAEGNITISSPRQGGGFGRKLMTDNGVEAALISAAAQCPVQVQWTREDDMQNDFYRPAEMWRYRAALSVDNLLSWHQSGVGIGRGVRGDSYVAGSIANYRAEGQGFTSNTPTGFWRAPGANTLAFVAESFMDEVCTALKKDPVAFRLELLKKAKEQPVGRINYDPEKYKSVIDLVAKMSKWGTKTPGVFRGFSTWFSFGSYVAQVVDVQLVNGQPKVKKVFCAVNCGRVINLSGAENQVQGSIVDGISHAMFPKITFVNGAVAETNFHAYKFLRMKDAPTEIDVQFVESNEAPSGLGEPALPPVAAALANAIFAATGKRLRKLPFADQLV from the coding sequence ATGCCAACAACATATTCAAGAAGAAACTTTCTTAAGGTATCTGCTTTATCTGGTGGAGGTATGCTAATCAGTTTTAGTCTATTTAACCTGCCTGCCGAAGCAAAAGTATCGGAGGAAATGGTTTTTGCTCCAAATGCGTATATCAAAATTGCTGCTGACGGCACCATTGTGTTGTTGGCACCGAACCCGGAAATTGGCCAGGGTGTAAAAACATCGTTACCCATGATCGTTGCCGAAGAATTGGGTGTTGATTGGAAAAAGATCAAGGTCGAATTAGCACCATTAGACGGCAGAATGGGCCGACAAACAGCCGGAGGTAGTGGATCAGTAAGAGGACGGTTTACAGAGTTGCGTACAGTAGGAGCAACAGCACGTGAAATGTTGACGACTGCTGCAGCGAAAACATGGAATGTTCCTGTAACTGAATGCACGGTTGAAAACGGAGAAGTGATCCATAAGGTAAGCGGAAAAAGATCGAGTTATGCATCGTTGGCGTCTGCAGCAGCAAAACTCGAAGTGCCGGCCAAGCCAACGTTAAAAGACCCGAAGGAATTTAAGTTGATCGGCACAAGAGTTAAAGATGTAGATGCACATAAAATTGTAACCGGTCAGCCGTTGTTTGGAATCGATACAAGAAAAGAAGGAATGCTTTTCGCCATGGTAAGCCGTCCGCCGGCTTATGGAAAAACATTAGGCGAAGTGAACGATGCAGCTGCCCTGAAGATCGATGGCGTTAAGAAAGTAGTAAAGATCAAGAACGCAGTTGCCGTGCTTGCAACCTCTACATGGGCTGCAAGAAAAGGAAGAAATGCACTGGTGATCCAATGGAATGCAGGTGAAAAACTGGAGAACACTTCCGAGCATTTTGCAGCGTTTAAAACTTTGCTTGATAAACCTGCACCAACAGAGCCCGCAAGGAATGACGGAGATGTTGATGCAGCGAAACAAGGTGCCGCACAATTTCTTGATGTAACGTATGAGATACCTGCACTCGCGCACGGACAAATGGAGCCGCTTAATTTTTATGCGAATGTGAAAGATGGGAAGGTGGAATTGTTTGGTCCAACACAAGTACCCGGGGCAGTAAGAACCGAAGTATCGAAACAATTAGGAATTGCGGAAGGAAATATAACCATTTCATCGCCCCGCCAGGGTGGGGGTTTTGGCAGAAAGTTAATGACCGATAATGGCGTGGAAGCCGCATTGATCTCTGCAGCGGCACAATGTCCAGTGCAGGTGCAATGGACACGTGAAGATGATATGCAGAATGATTTTTATCGTCCTGCAGAAATGTGGAGATACCGGGCAGCACTTTCGGTTGACAATTTATTATCCTGGCATCAATCGGGTGTTGGTATTGGTCGTGGTGTACGTGGTGACAGTTATGTTGCAGGAAGTATTGCAAATTACCGTGCCGAAGGACAAGGCTTTACAAGCAATACGCCAACAGGTTTTTGGAGAGCTCCCGGGGCAAATACGCTTGCATTTGTTGCTGAAAGCTTCATGGATGAAGTATGCACCGCATTGAAAAAAGATCCGGTAGCATTTCGCCTGGAGTTGTTGAAGAAAGCAAAAGAACAACCTGTCGGAAGGATCAATTATGACCCGGAGAAGTATAAAAGTGTGATCGACCTTGTCGCAAAGATGAGTAAGTGGGGTACGAAAACACCCGGCGTATTCAGAGGTTTCTCAACATGGTTCTCGTTTGGCTCTTATGTGGCGCAGGTGGTTGATGTGCAATTGGTAAATGGACAACCGAAGGTTAAGAAAGTTTTTTGCGCAGTAAACTGTGGCCGTGTAATTAATTTGAGCGGTGCAGAAAACCAGGTGCAGGGTTCAATTGTCGATGGCATCAGTCATGCCATGTTTCCGAAAATTACTTTTGTAAATGGTGCTGTGGCCGAAACAAATTTTCATGCCTATAAGTTTTTACGCATGAAAGATGCTCCAACCGAGATCGATGTGCAGTTTGTTGAATCGAATGAGGCACCTTCAGGATTAGGTGAACCGGCTTTGCCGCCTGTTGCCGCAGCTCTTGCAAATGCGATCTTTGCAGCGACCGGCAAACGATTACGCAAGTTGCCATTCGCCGACCAACTGGTTTAG